The Papilio machaon chromosome 3, ilPapMach1.1, whole genome shotgun sequence genome window below encodes:
- the LOC106707790 gene encoding gustatory receptor 5a for trehalose-like has protein sequence MPFIFNITNYSLWKAVPFVVVNVQATFLWNITDVMIMCISIYLTAYLQDLNKIIYDNEKSKSVRWEEIRLLYSHLVSLVKEVDSRFCYLVLLSFFINLFFISLQLFNSLTVLHLTYYIYSFTFLMTRASVMCLLAANVYRAAQEPLFVIEHVPASEYTLEIQRFIRQIRYTTTALSGVYFYVTRSTLLKVVGTLLTYELVLLQFNINIYKGST, from the exons atgccttttatttttaatataaccaaTTACAGCCTATGGAAAGCTGTACCATTTGTg GTAGTAAATGTACAAGCAACATTTTTATGGAACATTACTGATGTAATGATAATGTGcataagtatttatttgacAGCATATTTACaagatttgaataaaattatatatgacAATGAAAAATCG AAATCAGTTCGTTGGGAAGAAATAAGATTGCTCTACTCACATCTCGTCTCTTTGGTCAAAGAAGTTGATTCAAGATTCTGCTATCTGGTGCTGCTGTCATTTTTCATAAACCTGTTCTTCATCTCGCTGCAGTTATTCAATAGTTTGAC TGTATTGCATTTGACATACTATATTTACTCGTTTACGTTTCTGATGACGAGAGCTAGTGTGATGTGTTTACTCGCGGCGAACGTATACAGGGCCGCACAGGAGCCGCTGTTTGTTATTGAACATGTTCCCGCATCTGAGTATACGCTCGAG ATTCAAAGATTCATTCGTCAGATTCGTTATACAACGACCGCGCTGAGTGGTGTCTACTTTTATGTCACGAGAAGTACTTTGCTgaag gtagTTGGAACTCTTTTAACGTATGAATTAGTTTTgttgcaatttaatataaatatatacaaaggCTCAACATAA
- the LOC106707789 gene encoding gustatory receptor for sugar taste 64e-like: MFRKDIISRSQHQHRLATFQSAMKLPMVIGQCFGLNPVLGIFDIDATKIKFKLCSARCLYTIFSILGQAAMLFLSILKYLKDTDTSLSSNTTLAFYSSNFVTTVLFLRIASKWPRLSLQISMTEATSPNIDNSLLKKCNMTCILVLVLALVEHFLSDLSGLAAVIDCEPEKNIYEAFVKHSFPWVYAFVPYNHFIGFLTQVFNIQLTFTWSFADLFIICISFYLTSRLEQVNEKIVKVRGKNMPQHFWRTVREDYNRAASLVRRVDEAIGAIIFISFANNLFFICLQLYNTLKDGIKATPLCRAQDIRPLYGYEQATYFMYSFIFLVMRSLAVSLIAAEVYSASRKPATSLYDVSYNSYSVEIQRFLDQVHGDTVALSGLQFFNIKKGLVLSIAGTIVTYELVLLQFTGVTPTSSPPVADFLS; encoded by the exons atgtttcgAAAAGATATCATTTCTAGAAGTCAACATCAACATCGATTAGCGACGTTTCAGTCCGCAATGAAATTACCAATGGTGATAGGACAATGTTTTGGTCTCAATCCCGTTCTTGGAATTTTCGACATCGACGcaactaaaattaa atttaaattatgctCAGCTCGATGCCTGTATACGATCTTTTCAATATTGGGACAAGCTGCTATGTTATTCTTATCAATATTGAAGTATTTGAAGGATACTGATACGTCCTTATCTTCTAACA CAACTCTAGCTTTCTACAGCTCAAACTTTGTAACGACGGTATTATTTTTGCGTATCGCATCAAAATGGCCGCGCCTTAGCTTGCAAATCTCAATGACAGAAGCGACCAGCCCCAACATTGACAATTCATTGCTCAAGAAATGTAACATGACATGCATACTTGTACTGGTGTTAGCACTTG TTGAACATTTCCTCTCAGATCTGTCAGGACTGGCGGCGGTGATTGATTGCGAGCCGGAGAAGAATATATACGAGGCCTTTGTCAAGCACAGCTTCCCTTGGGTCTATGCATTTGTGCCTTACAATCATTTTATTGGATTTCTAACACAG GTTTTCAACATACAATTGACATTTACGTGGAGTTTtgcagatttatttataatctgcattagtttttatttaacatcaagaCTCGAACAAGTCAATGAGAAAATTGTTAAAGTTCGTGGAAAA aATATGCCGCAACATTTCTGGCGCACAGTCCGTGAGGATTATAATCGAGCTGCGTCTCTCGTGCGGCGTGTGGACGAAGCTATTGGAgctataattttcatatcattCGCAAACAACCTattctttatttgtttacaactGTATAATACTTTAAA gGATGGTATAAAAGCGACACCTTTATGTCGAGCTCAAGACATCAG ACCCCTATACGGTTATGAGCAAGCTACATACTTCATGTATTCGTTTATATTTCTGGTAATGCGTTCGTTGGCGGTATCTCTGATAGCGGCGGAAGTGTACTCGGCCAGTCGTAAGCCGGCGACCAGCTTGTACGACGTATCGTACAATTCATACAGTGTTGAG atTCAAAGATTTCTGGATCAAGTCCACGGGGATACGGTGGCATTGAGTGGACTTCAGTTCTTCAATATAAAGAAAGGCCTTGTCCTCTCA ATTGCTGGTACAATCGTCACATATGAACTAGTCTTGCTCCAATTTACGGGTGTGACGCCTACTTCAAGTCCACCAGTTGCAGATTTCTTATCGTAA